A part of Maridesulfovibrio hydrothermalis AM13 = DSM 14728 genomic DNA contains:
- a CDS encoding amino acid ABC transporter ATP-binding protein, with the protein MAMIEIKNLHKWYGDFHVLKGINDHVDKGEVLVICGPSGSGKSTFIRCINRLEDYQKGTITFDGIDVLDKSVNINELRAEIGIVFQQFNLYPHLSVLENVTLAPLKVRNTPKAEAEESALYLLERVGIHDQAHKYPAELSGGQQQRVAIARALAMKPKAMLFDEPTSALDPEMINEVLNVMKDLAREGMTMLCVTHEMGFAREVADRVIFMDGGEVIEQAPPEEFFKNPRHDRTKQFLKEIL; encoded by the coding sequence ATGGCGATGATTGAAATTAAGAATCTCCACAAGTGGTACGGGGATTTTCATGTACTTAAAGGCATCAACGATCACGTAGACAAGGGAGAAGTTCTTGTTATCTGTGGTCCCAGTGGATCAGGCAAGAGTACTTTTATCCGCTGCATCAATAGACTTGAAGATTACCAGAAAGGTACAATTACTTTTGATGGTATTGACGTTCTTGACAAGAGTGTAAATATTAATGAGCTGCGTGCCGAAATCGGCATTGTTTTTCAGCAGTTCAACCTTTATCCCCACCTCAGCGTTCTGGAAAACGTCACTCTGGCCCCGTTAAAAGTCCGCAATACTCCCAAGGCAGAAGCCGAGGAGAGTGCTCTCTATCTTCTGGAGAGAGTCGGTATCCACGATCAGGCGCATAAATATCCAGCAGAACTTTCGGGTGGACAGCAGCAGCGCGTTGCTATCGCAAGAGCTTTGGCAATGAAACCCAAGGCCATGCTTTTTGATGAACCCACTTCCGCGCTTGATCCTGAAATGATCAACGAAGTTTTGAATGTAATGAAAGATCTTGCCCGTGAAGGCATGACCATGCTTTGTGTTACCCACGAAATGGGTTTTGCCCGTGAAGTGGCTGACCGCGTAATTTTCATGGATGGCGGTGAAGTCATTGAACAGGCTCCTCCCGAGGAGTTTTTCAAGAATCCCCGTCACGATAGAACTAAACAGTTTTTGAAGGAGATTTTGTAG
- a CDS encoding amino acid ABC transporter permease: protein MQWDVVWNNFDYFLWGAFPNGPLGGLAVSIILAVLGIFGAFWIGLAAGLMRLSRNWIIKAISVVYIEVIRGIPLLMLIFWFYFLAPVVLGYPLPEFHCALVAFIVFTGAYIGEIVKAGVVALPSGQMEAARGTGLSHYQAMRYIILPQALRNMIPSFVNQFVSLTKDTSLAYIIGVNELTRTATQVNNRTLSAPTEIFITIAVLYFIVCYVLTHFSRKMEMHLAKYQARDR from the coding sequence GTGCAATGGGATGTAGTTTGGAACAACTTTGATTATTTTCTCTGGGGCGCATTTCCCAATGGACCTTTAGGCGGTCTGGCTGTCAGTATTATTCTGGCTGTGCTCGGGATTTTCGGTGCGTTCTGGATTGGACTGGCAGCAGGACTTATGCGTCTTTCCCGCAACTGGATCATTAAGGCGATCTCTGTTGTGTATATTGAGGTTATACGCGGTATACCTCTTTTGATGCTTATTTTCTGGTTTTATTTTCTGGCACCTGTTGTGCTCGGCTATCCTTTACCGGAATTTCACTGTGCTCTGGTCGCATTTATCGTTTTCACGGGTGCATACATCGGTGAGATTGTAAAAGCGGGTGTTGTGGCTCTGCCCAGCGGGCAGATGGAGGCAGCGCGCGGAACCGGTCTTTCTCACTATCAGGCTATGAGGTATATTATTCTGCCGCAAGCCCTGCGAAACATGATTCCGTCATTCGTGAATCAGTTCGTATCTCTGACAAAAGATACCTCGCTGGCTTATATTATCGGTGTTAACGAGCTGACCCGTACAGCTACTCAGGTCAACAACAGAACCCTTTCTGCTCCAACTGAGATTTTTATCACTATTGCGGTACTTTATTTCATCGTCTGTTACGTGCTGACTCATTTCAGCCGTAAAATGGAAATGCATCTTGCGAAGTATCAGGCTCGTGATCGCTAA
- a CDS encoding efflux RND transporter periplasmic adaptor subunit, whose amino-acid sequence MNSSTQFTASKFSRLVSYAAIIIFVCLNIQGCRDDKKVENQIPPAPVTIGKAELKNTPYYLTAIGVVKAIDTITVRSRVTGYLSKIYITNGEYVKKGQKIFTMDPSPYQASIEQLKAELASNVTKYAQAKRDYDRYRDLMKRKVVSEENFEQKRLDMKTASDAIAVTQAKLKNAQNDLNYCFIKSPINGLAGYINPTAGNLIEENKDELVIINKISPIAVDFYLPQKFLSEVQKYSADSTLQVMAISEGVDKPETGELTFIDNNVNTKTGTIWMQATFKNKDRILWPGNYVEIRLKLFEEDAVQIPMQATCTGPDGKFVWIMNQNKTVEMRPVTISRRSGKIDIIAEGLKDQETIIIDGQLRLFPGAPVAIKKLKSQNATTQTGKGE is encoded by the coding sequence ATGAATTCATCCACACAGTTTACAGCATCAAAGTTTTCCAGACTTGTTAGTTACGCCGCCATAATCATATTTGTCTGCTTAAATATCCAAGGATGCAGGGATGATAAAAAAGTAGAAAACCAAATACCTCCGGCGCCGGTAACAATCGGTAAGGCTGAACTTAAAAACACTCCCTACTACCTGACGGCCATCGGTGTTGTTAAAGCAATTGATACAATCACTGTCCGTTCAAGAGTCACAGGATATTTAAGCAAAATATATATAACCAATGGCGAATATGTTAAAAAGGGCCAGAAAATTTTTACTATGGACCCGTCCCCATACCAGGCAAGCATCGAACAGCTTAAGGCCGAACTTGCTTCAAACGTAACAAAATATGCACAGGCTAAACGCGACTACGACCGTTACCGCGACTTGATGAAACGCAAAGTTGTCAGCGAAGAAAATTTTGAACAAAAACGTTTGGATATGAAAACCGCCAGTGATGCCATTGCAGTAACTCAGGCCAAATTAAAAAACGCTCAAAATGACCTCAATTATTGTTTCATAAAATCCCCTATCAACGGCCTTGCCGGGTATATCAACCCGACGGCCGGAAATCTCATCGAAGAAAACAAAGATGAGCTTGTTATAATAAATAAGATTTCCCCCATTGCCGTTGATTTTTACCTGCCGCAGAAATTTCTGTCTGAAGTACAGAAATACTCAGCTGATTCAACACTTCAAGTCATGGCCATCAGCGAAGGAGTTGATAAACCGGAGACAGGTGAACTCACCTTCATAGATAACAATGTGAACACCAAAACCGGAACAATCTGGATGCAGGCAACATTTAAGAATAAGGACCGTATTCTCTGGCCCGGAAATTATGTTGAAATCAGACTCAAACTTTTTGAAGAAGATGCGGTTCAGATTCCCATGCAGGCAACATGCACCGGACCTGACGGAAAATTCGTATGGATTATGAATCAGAATAAGACGGTTGAAATGCGACCGGTCACAATTAGCCGCAGATCGGGCAAAATTGATATCATAGCTGAAGGTCTTAAGGATCAGGAGACTATCATTATTGATGGACAGCTCAGGCTTTTCCCCGGCGCTCCCGTAGCAATCAAGAAACTTAAATCCCAGAATGCTACAACTCAAACCGGAAAAGGTGAATAG
- a CDS encoding precorrin-8X methylmutase — protein MSGKVELITVAKPGDIEKKSFEIIDSEVPKPRKFDGIEWQIARRMVHTTADFDLIDLVRFHPEAISSGLEALRAGCTIVTDTEMARCGIPVRRMNPLGCTVRCLMNDPEVIAAAKKNETTRAHAALELAANILKPAVHVIGNAPTALIRLVKLIEEGRMSTPALVVGMPVGFVNAAESKAMLMNCGNIPYISIEGRKGGSALAACVINALAEVVLAEKAVSGEIS, from the coding sequence TTGTCTGGAAAAGTTGAGCTGATTACCGTTGCTAAGCCCGGTGATATTGAAAAAAAATCTTTCGAAATTATTGATTCTGAAGTTCCTAAGCCCAGAAAATTTGATGGGATTGAATGGCAGATTGCAAGGCGTATGGTGCACACCACTGCTGATTTTGACCTTATTGATCTTGTCCGCTTTCATCCAGAGGCAATATCATCCGGGCTTGAAGCGCTACGCGCAGGCTGCACTATTGTTACCGATACGGAAATGGCTAGGTGCGGAATCCCTGTGCGCCGCATGAACCCGCTCGGCTGTACTGTACGCTGCCTTATGAATGATCCTGAAGTAATTGCCGCGGCGAAGAAAAATGAAACCACCAGAGCGCATGCCGCACTTGAACTTGCCGCAAATATTTTGAAACCCGCCGTGCACGTAATTGGTAATGCGCCTACAGCTTTGATCCGCCTTGTAAAGCTTATTGAAGAGGGCAGAATGAGTACTCCGGCTCTTGTGGTCGGTATGCCGGTCGGTTTTGTAAATGCAGCTGAATCAAAAGCGATGCTCATGAATTGCGGGAATATTCCATATATATCGATCGAAGGACGAAAGGGCGGATCTGCACTTGCGGCATGTGTCATCAACGCACTTGCAGAAGTTGTGCTAGCGGAGAAAGCTGTTTCAGGTGAAATAAGTTGA
- a CDS encoding amino acid ABC transporter permease, whose protein sequence is MNYQFDWNLVLSGQYGQWIIDGVKMTLHISAVSIVFTLLLGTIVAVMRMSKFKPFEWFSFAFVEFFRNTPLLIQIFFWYFGSYSILPDSVNEWLYDHDFEFAAGVISLTVYTAAFVAEEIRAGINSIPKNQLEASRATGLSFLQAYRYVILPQAFRIIIPPLISQSLNLIKNSSLVMTIGVMDLTYMARQIESYTFHGFEAFTVATLIYLAISLIVSFTINAYNKHFLLQIKY, encoded by the coding sequence TTGAATTACCAGTTTGATTGGAATCTAGTTCTCAGCGGACAATACGGACAATGGATTATCGACGGGGTTAAAATGACCCTGCATATTTCAGCTGTATCTATTGTTTTTACCTTGCTTCTTGGGACTATTGTCGCTGTTATGCGTATGTCAAAGTTTAAACCGTTTGAGTGGTTCAGCTTTGCGTTTGTCGAATTTTTCCGAAATACACCTTTACTGATTCAGATATTTTTCTGGTATTTCGGCTCGTATTCAATTCTGCCGGATTCTGTAAATGAGTGGCTGTATGACCATGATTTTGAATTCGCAGCAGGAGTTATTTCTCTTACAGTTTATACTGCTGCATTCGTTGCAGAGGAAATAAGAGCCGGGATCAACTCAATTCCCAAGAATCAGTTGGAAGCTTCCCGTGCGACCGGGTTGTCTTTTTTGCAGGCTTACCGCTATGTAATTTTGCCGCAGGCTTTCAGAATTATTATCCCGCCACTTATTTCGCAGTCGCTTAACCTGATTAAGAATTCTTCATTGGTCATGACCATCGGTGTTATGGATCTTACCTACATGGCACGTCAGATTGAATCCTATACCTTTCACGGTTTTGAGGCTTTCACTGTCGCTACGCTGATTTATCTGGCAATATCGTTGATCGTGTCTTTCACCATCAATGCGTATAATAAGCATTTCCTGCTGCAAATTAAATACTAG
- the deoC gene encoding deoxyribose-phosphate aldolase, translating to MDKIENLAAYIDHTLLDVSAGESEIEQLCRDAVEFGFASVCVHPCHIVHASELLFSEETMVCSVIGFPCGASMSEVKMLEAMRAVDKGAQELDMVVNIGALKAGDRKTFLNDVFMTVEGAGHVPVKAIIETGLLNDDQKKLACELAVTAGASFVKTCTGFGPGCANVDDIRLMRSIVGNAAGVKASGGIKTYEQACELVAAGATRLGTSSSVSIVRR from the coding sequence ATGGACAAAATAGAAAACTTGGCAGCTTACATCGACCACACACTTTTAGATGTTTCAGCAGGTGAATCTGAAATAGAACAATTGTGCCGCGATGCTGTTGAATTCGGTTTTGCTTCTGTCTGCGTGCACCCCTGCCATATCGTTCATGCTTCGGAGCTTCTTTTTTCTGAAGAGACGATGGTCTGCTCGGTTATCGGGTTTCCCTGTGGCGCAAGTATGTCTGAAGTGAAGATGCTTGAAGCTATGCGTGCTGTTGATAAAGGGGCGCAGGAGCTTGATATGGTGGTCAATATAGGTGCGCTTAAAGCCGGGGATCGTAAAACTTTTTTGAATGATGTTTTTATGACTGTTGAGGGAGCAGGGCATGTTCCGGTTAAAGCAATTATTGAAACTGGATTACTAAATGATGATCAAAAAAAATTAGCCTGTGAATTAGCGGTGACTGCCGGAGCTTCATTTGTTAAGACCTGCACAGGGTTTGGCCCCGGCTGCGCAAACGTTGACGACATCAGACTCATGCGCTCGATTGTCGGTAATGCTGCCGGAGTTAAAGCCAGCGGCGGGATTAAAACATACGAACAGGCTTGTGAACTGGTTGCCGCCGGAGCCACTCGTCTGGGAACTTCCTCTTCCGTATCCATAGTAAGGAGATAG
- a CDS encoding 4Fe-4S dicluster domain-containing protein: protein MSVKRKGNSTVTIFPDWCKGCGICAAFCPGKVMELNDQGKAVVVREEECISCGFCELHCPDFAIMVRPKVDAASAVHRAVLEKADLKTGKPDATGKAAEINSSGKEKG from the coding sequence ATGAGTGTCAAACGCAAGGGAAATAGCACGGTTACGATTTTTCCGGATTGGTGTAAGGGATGCGGTATCTGCGCAGCCTTCTGTCCGGGCAAGGTCATGGAATTAAACGATCAAGGAAAGGCGGTAGTTGTAAGAGAGGAAGAGTGTATCAGTTGCGGATTTTGCGAACTGCACTGTCCTGATTTTGCAATTATGGTTCGCCCAAAAGTTGATGCTGCCTCGGCGGTACACAGGGCGGTTCTTGAAAAAGCTGATCTTAAAACCGGCAAGCCTGATGCCACCGGCAAGGCTGCGGAAATAAACAGTTCCGGAAAGGAAAAGGGGTAG
- a CDS encoding ABC transporter substrate-binding protein encodes MRRFSIVVAMVLAMALCASAAMADKLQEIKARGVLVCGVKDAVVPFGYIDEDSKQLVGMDIDICKYIAEKIGVKAEFKPVTSATRIPMIVQGSIDLAAATMTHKIARDDTIDFSITYFMDGQKLLVKKGSAIKSVADLKGHKVGTAKGSTSEQNITNVQPDCRVLSFEGYPQAFLALKQGKVKAVTTDSTILLGLKNSDPNPENWEIVGEFISPEPYGLGLPENESNFRDAVNVALMEMWKSGDYQKMYNKWFGKDTNYYLPLTWNMELWP; translated from the coding sequence ATGAGAAGATTCTCAATCGTGGTTGCGATGGTTTTGGCAATGGCTCTTTGCGCGTCTGCTGCAATGGCTGACAAACTGCAGGAAATTAAAGCTCGCGGCGTTCTTGTTTGCGGTGTTAAAGATGCAGTTGTTCCCTTCGGTTACATTGATGAAGACAGCAAGCAGCTCGTGGGTATGGACATTGATATCTGCAAATACATTGCTGAAAAAATCGGTGTAAAAGCAGAATTCAAACCTGTGACTTCCGCTACACGTATCCCTATGATTGTTCAGGGGTCTATCGATCTTGCTGCTGCAACAATGACTCACAAGATTGCCCGTGACGATACCATCGACTTCTCTATCACTTACTTCATGGACGGACAGAAACTTCTTGTCAAAAAAGGTTCCGCCATCAAATCTGTTGCTGACCTGAAAGGACATAAAGTCGGTACTGCAAAAGGTTCTACTTCCGAGCAGAACATCACTAATGTGCAGCCCGATTGTAGAGTTCTTTCTTTCGAAGGTTACCCTCAGGCATTTCTTGCTCTCAAACAGGGCAAGGTCAAAGCTGTAACAACTGACTCCACCATCCTTCTTGGTCTCAAGAACTCCGATCCTAATCCCGAAAACTGGGAGATCGTAGGTGAATTTATTTCTCCTGAGCCTTACGGTCTCGGTCTTCCTGAAAACGAATCCAACTTTCGTGATGCTGTCAACGTGGCTCTCATGGAAATGTGGAAAAGCGGTGACTACCAGAAAATGTACAACAAGTGGTTCGGTAAAGATACCAATTACTACCTGCCTCTGACTTGGAATATGGAACTTTGGCCTTAG
- a CDS encoding EAL domain-containing protein, with amino-acid sequence MSDQKAVSKRSIFFFKKGERSISRDLSACLVFALAIIIGLVTAYEYFGRSKMLRQEFEDKADTYIEQLTKSVTFPIWNFDMGSLKHVCSAYTQNEQFSKLKITDFNGDVLFNFVRPGEKDDNPVVRTRDLYIDKEKIGTIRLELTSRIYRRNLEWILFVSSLTFLTSVAVIYVITGFLLDYFIRNPLARLRKGMDKVAMGDFSYRFEEFQYIELLEIGSRFNRMTEEIASRESRLEEVNKALQGEVLKREKAAKSLIKSEKRYRALVETTSEGFFMIDDNQVLLDVNPAFCRMIGLAREDVLGAGVASILGEVAAARFSDRQSGDYRFELSFENNEGREIDIFINATHLYESDLDTLTFAFITDISSYKLMEKALRGSEEEYRTIAEYTFDWEMWIGPTGSVKYVSPSCERISGYPKAYFMEGPMRVENILHKNDREYWQSAMSGNFPSVDGTDMRLFRRDGLLRWVSLTGHQVNADDGTSLGLRISLRDITKRKFMEKQLQYEALHDPLTGLANRTLCCDRIRQAVERSRRRDNYFYAVVFMDLDRFKIINDSLGHNIGDKLLVEVSKRLLQSVRELDTVSRFGGDEFIVVLEESASPREGVRIVRRIRDNLRVPMMIDGHKINVAASYGILLSPTNYDKPEEIIQNANVAMHQAKEAGRDRIKVFNKRMLDQAVKAMQLESDLRAAMASDELFLDYQPIYSIENNETVGFEALIRWNHPRRGLVMPGEFIPMAEESGLIFELGSWVITEACRQMKSWLDRYDNASKMMMSINISGRQFSQPTLVDNILSNLMDFDLPPHNIKVEITETAIMERAQQAVEMLQRLKTAGVLVSIDDFGTGYSSMSNLQEFPLDQLKIDLSFVRKMRDSVENVEIVKAIVNLAHNLGLNVVAEGVEYMEQQELLKDMGCEFGQGYLYSRPMSVENVEALFKGDIVLGDY; translated from the coding sequence ATGTCCGATCAAAAGGCCGTTTCTAAAAGGTCGATATTTTTTTTTAAAAAAGGTGAAAGATCCATTTCAAGAGATCTTTCAGCCTGCCTTGTTTTTGCGCTGGCTATTATTATAGGGCTTGTTACCGCTTACGAATACTTCGGACGTTCTAAAATGCTTCGTCAGGAGTTTGAAGACAAAGCTGACACCTACATAGAACAGCTTACCAAATCAGTCACTTTTCCTATCTGGAACTTTGATATGGGCTCGCTCAAACATGTTTGCAGTGCCTATACTCAAAATGAACAGTTCTCCAAACTTAAAATTACCGACTTCAATGGTGATGTGCTTTTCAATTTTGTGCGTCCCGGTGAAAAAGATGATAATCCCGTTGTGCGTACCCGCGATCTTTATATTGATAAAGAAAAAATCGGGACAATCAGGCTGGAGCTTACAAGCAGGATTTACCGCCGTAATCTGGAATGGATTCTTTTTGTCTCCAGTTTGACATTTTTGACTTCTGTTGCCGTTATTTACGTTATTACTGGATTTCTGCTTGATTATTTTATCCGTAATCCGCTTGCACGGCTGCGCAAGGGGATGGATAAAGTAGCTATGGGGGATTTTTCTTATCGGTTTGAAGAGTTTCAATACATAGAACTGCTTGAAATAGGTTCGCGCTTTAACCGCATGACCGAGGAGATAGCAAGCCGTGAAAGCAGGCTTGAAGAGGTCAATAAGGCTTTGCAGGGAGAAGTGCTGAAGCGTGAGAAGGCTGCAAAATCGCTGATCAAAAGTGAAAAACGCTATCGGGCGCTCGTTGAAACGACTTCGGAAGGCTTTTTCATGATTGATGACAATCAGGTGCTTCTTGATGTCAATCCTGCCTTCTGTCGTATGATCGGACTTGCACGGGAGGATGTGCTCGGCGCAGGGGTGGCAAGCATTCTGGGCGAAGTTGCAGCTGCCAGATTCAGCGACCGTCAGAGCGGAGACTATCGTTTTGAACTAAGCTTTGAGAATAATGAGGGGCGTGAAATAGATATCTTTATCAATGCCACTCATCTTTATGAAAGCGACCTTGATACACTTACCTTTGCCTTTATTACCGATATTTCAAGCTACAAGCTTATGGAAAAGGCACTCCGCGGATCTGAAGAAGAGTACCGGACCATCGCTGAATATACTTTTGATTGGGAAATGTGGATAGGCCCTACCGGTTCAGTAAAATATGTCAGCCCTTCATGCGAACGTATTTCAGGTTATCCTAAAGCATATTTCATGGAAGGCCCTATGCGGGTCGAAAATATACTCCATAAAAATGACCGTGAATACTGGCAGTCTGCCATGAGTGGGAATTTTCCTTCCGTTGACGGAACCGACATGCGTCTTTTCCGCCGTGACGGGCTTTTGCGCTGGGTTTCTCTGACCGGCCATCAGGTGAATGCTGATGATGGAACTTCTCTGGGACTTAGAATTTCTTTACGAGATATCACCAAGCGTAAATTCATGGAAAAACAATTGCAGTATGAAGCGTTGCATGATCCGCTTACCGGACTTGCCAACAGGACTTTATGCTGTGATAGAATCCGGCAGGCGGTGGAGCGTTCACGCCGGCGGGATAATTATTTTTATGCTGTGGTTTTTATGGATCTGGACCGTTTTAAGATCATCAATGATAGTCTCGGCCACAATATCGGTGATAAACTTCTGGTTGAAGTCTCGAAACGTTTATTACAGTCAGTCAGAGAACTTGATACAGTTTCACGATTCGGCGGTGATGAATTTATCGTTGTACTTGAGGAATCTGCCTCGCCGCGTGAAGGTGTCCGTATCGTCAGGCGGATTCGGGATAATCTCAGAGTGCCTATGATGATTGACGGTCATAAAATTAACGTGGCTGCCAGCTACGGAATTCTTTTAAGTCCAACAAATTACGACAAGCCCGAAGAAATTATTCAGAATGCTAATGTGGCTATGCATCAGGCTAAAGAAGCAGGGCGTGACAGAATTAAGGTTTTTAATAAGCGCATGCTTGATCAGGCTGTTAAGGCTATGCAGCTTGAGAGTGATTTGCGTGCTGCAATGGCTTCTGACGAACTTTTTCTGGATTACCAGCCGATTTATTCCATAGAGAATAATGAGACCGTCGGCTTTGAAGCATTGATTCGCTGGAATCATCCGCGGCGTGGACTGGTTATGCCCGGGGAGTTTATTCCTATGGCAGAGGAGTCCGGCCTGATTTTCGAACTGGGGAGCTGGGTTATCACTGAAGCCTGCCGCCAGATGAAGAGCTGGCTTGACAGGTATGACAATGCTTCAAAGATGATGATGTCTATCAATATTTCAGGTCGCCAATTTTCACAGCCTACTTTAGTTGATAATATACTTTCAAATTTAATGGATTTCGACCTTCCGCCGCATAATATAAAAGTCGAAATAACCGAAACTGCGATTATGGAACGGGCGCAACAGGCCGTTGAGATGCTACAGCGTTTGAAGACCGCCGGAGTGCTGGTTTCGATTGATGATTTTGGTACGGGCTATTCATCTATGAGCAATTTGCAGGAATTTCCGCTGGATCAGCTTAAGATTGATCTTAGTTTTGTGCGTAAGATGCGCGATTCTGTTGAGAACGTGGAGATTGTGAAAGCTATTGTTAATCTGGCTCATAACCTCGGGCTTAATGTGGTTGCCGAAGGCGTTGAATACATGGAGCAGCAAGAACTTCTTAAAGATATGGGCTGCGAGTTCGGACAAGGGTATCTGTATTCCAGGCCCATGAGTGTTGAAAACGTGGAAGCCTTGTTTAAAGGGGATATCGTACTTGGTGATTATTAA
- a CDS encoding DAK2 domain-containing protein: MQAVNIARIQYVDGVRFRRGVVAAASRLIANSPHLDEINVFPVPDGDTGANMAGTMRNIVRSTGNSLEKSIEKMSALIAESALDGAKGNSGAILAQFLCGFAEGVKDLPRLSPAEFAKAASLAARRSCEAISDPKDGTILSVIKDWASHLHANSNNYKDFHHLLSDSLEYAQTSVKATTEKLAVLKTAGVVDAGALGFVYLLEGIVDFLENGKIEKCILSDEKSSKSFSGVQAKVAVEELEFRFCTEFLIKGESIDKDAVRGAIAHMGDSLIVAGMPNSVKIHIHTNDPDAVEKIVAGFADVDTRKVDDMLVQHKRLLADGRKVGILTDSTCDIPVDIQKKYDIRVVPMRLSIDGEEFIDQVTLSSSEFYKILPGATKALTSQPSPGDMKRTYASVSSDYEDVVSLHVAKVLSGTFQNAITVSRPFDNVCALDTRQLSVGLGLPVLEAARAAQQGATAAEVRRVAENAIANVKIFVTIDTLDYAVRGGRMSKGQGLIAKVLNIKPILQFAEEGSPRVVAKSFGYKRQEDALIKLVRENAYGKGNMRYAISHADAPETAEKFTRILKNEFGVEPEFITQASPVLGLHSGPGACAVAFIVDD; encoded by the coding sequence ATGCAAGCAGTAAATATAGCTAGAATTCAGTACGTTGACGGTGTGCGCTTCAGGCGCGGGGTTGTAGCTGCAGCGAGCAGATTAATTGCTAACTCGCCGCATCTTGACGAGATCAATGTTTTTCCTGTTCCTGACGGGGATACCGGGGCCAATATGGCCGGAACAATGCGTAACATTGTTCGTTCCACCGGAAACTCGCTTGAGAAATCCATTGAGAAAATGAGCGCACTCATTGCAGAATCAGCTCTTGACGGAGCTAAAGGAAATTCCGGTGCTATTTTGGCCCAGTTTCTATGCGGTTTTGCCGAGGGGGTTAAAGATCTTCCGAGACTTTCGCCCGCAGAGTTCGCCAAGGCAGCCTCGCTTGCTGCGCGCAGGTCTTGCGAGGCGATTTCTGATCCCAAGGATGGCACTATTTTGAGCGTCATTAAGGATTGGGCCAGCCATCTCCATGCTAATAGTAATAATTACAAAGACTTCCACCACCTCCTTTCTGATTCCCTAGAATACGCCCAGACATCTGTTAAAGCTACCACTGAAAAACTTGCAGTACTTAAGACTGCCGGCGTTGTTGATGCCGGAGCACTTGGTTTTGTTTATCTTCTTGAAGGAATCGTCGACTTTCTTGAGAACGGAAAAATCGAAAAGTGTATTTTGTCTGATGAAAAATCTTCTAAATCATTTTCGGGCGTTCAGGCTAAAGTTGCAGTCGAGGAGCTTGAGTTCAGGTTTTGCACCGAGTTTCTGATCAAAGGTGAAAGTATTGATAAAGATGCCGTACGCGGGGCCATAGCCCATATGGGTGACAGTCTTATTGTTGCCGGTATGCCAAATTCAGTTAAGATTCATATCCATACCAATGACCCTGATGCGGTTGAAAAGATTGTAGCCGGATTTGCTGATGTTGATACGCGTAAGGTTGACGATATGCTGGTACAGCATAAGCGTCTTCTTGCAGACGGACGCAAGGTTGGGATCCTGACTGACAGTACATGCGACATTCCTGTTGATATTCAGAAAAAGTATGATATCCGTGTCGTTCCTATGAGACTTTCTATTGATGGTGAGGAGTTCATCGATCAGGTTACTCTATCATCAAGCGAATTTTATAAAATACTGCCCGGTGCTACCAAGGCTCTTACTTCACAGCCTTCTCCGGGGGATATGAAAAGAACATACGCAAGCGTCAGTTCTGATTATGAAGATGTTGTTTCGTTGCATGTGGCAAAGGTGCTAAGCGGAACATTTCAGAATGCTATTACGGTAAGCAGGCCTTTTGATAATGTCTGTGCTCTTGACACCAGACAGCTGTCTGTCGGACTTGGGCTTCCTGTTCTTGAAGCTGCCCGTGCGGCTCAGCAAGGTGCTACTGCGGCAGAGGTCCGACGCGTTGCTGAAAATGCTATTGCCAACGTTAAAATTTTTGTAACCATTGACACTCTTGATTACGCTGTCAGAGGCGGACGCATGAGCAAAGGGCAAGGGTTAATTGCCAAGGTGCTCAACATCAAGCCTATTTTGCAGTTTGCAGAAGAAGGCAGTCCCCGCGTTGTAGCTAAATCCTTCGGCTACAAGCGTCAGGAGGATGCTCTTATCAAGCTGGTAAGAGAGAACGCATATGGCAAGGGAAATATGCGCTACGCAATATCCCATGCAGATGCTCCTGAGACTGCTGAAAAATTTACCCGGATTCTTAAAAATGAATTCGGTGTAGAGCCGGAATTCATTACTCAGGCTTCCCCTGTTCTGGGATTGCACAGCGGGCCTGGAGCATGCGCAGTGGCCTTTATTGTTGATGATTAG